ttgaagaaaatgcattttggaaaaaaaagaaaacaaacaaaaaataataattttgcaTGTTTTGCTGCCCCTCATGTTTTGTGTCACCGGGCCACTCTTATCAATCTgttcattgtttaaaaaaaaaggaagaagaagaagaaagtttcCCCTCACATAACACACAAACTATTGAGATGGCTCATATGCATGAACATTGAACATGTGCAAGTTTTTATATCATTATTGGTTTAGAGGTTGGCTAAATATAAAGAAGTCAGATTATGAAGAAGATAACATGTAGCCTAATTTGAATTGGAAATgaagtgagagtgtgtgaaagagaagagcgtgtgtgtgtgtgtgtttgttggccTCCCACGTCTGACTGAAGCACAGCAGCTTTgaaaagggaaagagaaaaacttgctcatgtagctctggatgtGTAGTTATGTTTTCTGATTCTGGATGTGTTAACATCACTCTAAAGATAAGCAGTATTAGTTTTTATTGACTTAATTACCTcttaaacagaacaaaaatatgaaaaaaaataatttccatacATCACATTAGCAGATAATCAAGTTATCTCTGTGATTTTACTTTCTATGTAATTTGAATATTATACACCGGGGGGCGCTGTTTTGCTTCTTTAATTGTACACGATaatgaaaaaaatttaaatgaaagGGGAGAAAGATCCCCGGTAACACGGTGTGCTGGGCCTTATTGCATTTTGCAGTGTTATGAAAAATGGATATGGATATGCTTTGTACAGAATTTTTACAGGTGCGAAGTTTGCCCAACTGAAGGTGAAAAAGGCAAGTGAACACATTTGAATACAGGATTTACATGCCCATCGCCTCCTGGCTACGCGAAGAAAACTAGTAAACAAATCCAAGGTGACCTTTGAACTGCTGCAGGTGGTTTATGCTTTGTAGTTGGGTGTCTAACTTTAGGCCAGTAATTATTCTGTGCCTGTGTGGGAGACGTAGGAAGTAGAGCTGCGTTGGTGATTGATGACACAGATCACTGGTTACTAAGAAAGAGGTACAccatgtttttaatttatacaCATCCTGTGAAAAGATATTCATGGCTCGGCTATAAAGAACCCTTCCCCCCCTCAATGCTGTtctgaaacatgaaacacagtGTCTGTGTATGACCATTGCATACTACGTTGCCAATACTACAGTGTGATGAGACTTTTGTTCTTGCATGAATCGAGACACTGTTCTCCTACCTCATGTTGTGatataaaaagatgttttttatgcAGAAGACACTGCATCTCTAACTGTTTATCATTGATATTTACTAGTAAATTACATACCTGTAAATGCTTTTAGCTAATACCTCAGTTGTAtctagtgtttgtttttctttctgttttttgcccTTCCCTGATTTCAGATCTTGTAAATATACCCTGTATAGACAATGAACTTGGATCAAATTCAAGTAAAGTTCTGTAGTGTCAAACCTGTGTTGTGTTTGCCTTTTCTTACCCGCTCGTGATGCTGATTTCGTCCTCATAACTTCCTGATCGGTTCAAGGTCCGCACATTTTTCACAAGATTCTCATCGACGGTCACTGGAGCTGCTGATGTGGTTTCAGCTTcaagagagaaagaagcagCTGAATACTGTCGTACAGATGTGGGTCCCATAGAGCGTGCAAAATAAAGACTGCCACTGCCTGAGCcagctaacttccagtttagctaacttgagtaaaaatacaatttaatgtttttcttattgGACGGAATGGCTCCAGTAATGAGTTTGTGATAGTCAAAAAAATGAATCCACCGTTTTACAGCCACTTCTTTCACAGTGTAAGCTTGTGGAAAAAGTCTTTTGGGCCTCAGCGCACCAGGTGACGATATAAATACACGGTTTGTAACAACAAAAGATGGCTTCGAAGCCTGGTGCTGctgacagcagctacagtgagcagcagttagtggtccCTCTGAAGTGTTTTCCTGGCTGAATTTGTAACATAtagtatttatatttttaagtaACTTATTGCAATTTTCTTGCAAACAtcctttttacttttaacatTTAGCTAGCAGTAGCTAACTTTGCAGCTTGTCAGCACAATACAcgctaaaaaaaaagtctaaatgttGGAGAAGTTAATGGTAAGGAGAGTTTTCCGCCAGTTATCATCTCTGTGAGGTTGTATTCTGACATTACCGTGTTACTTTGTGCTATGAACAACgttggcatgctaacaagctCAAAATTAGTGTCTAATATTGTCTAAACTACCTTCTGTTAATTTTTCTCAGTTACCAGTTAATTATGTTTAACATTAGAGGCACAAACTGAGGCTACATTTAACCATGTTCTCCATTTTAGGTTGTTGTGTAAACATGCCAACATGATGGGAATGACATTAGTTTCGCAAGTTTGCTCGTTAttggacaaataaaaacaaatgagttTAATGAATTATAATGTAAAGCACTCGGAAATAGGATTAGTATATTTTAAGTGTCAGTAAGTGTCTATTCTTTTCATTAATTGtgttataataaataatatgcCTTTTAAAGAATGTTTAATCTCTGTCGAGGTCATTACGTTAAACCTCGCCGCAAagattttattgtatattttgtcCTTAATCCACACCATGCGATATAATAAATCtgagacagaaacattttaacacaatcTATGCATTTTAATATGTACTGACACATTTCACTTGCAACCACAAATGTCAGCTTAATTGTGGCGGCAAATAAAAAATCAGGGACGAGCAATCTAATTTATCTTCACTTCCAGGATAGCATGAATTTCTGTACCTaaatttttgcctttttctctgTCTACCTTTTAACTGTTGAGATATGTTTACACTTGGTAACGGCATTAGATGAAAAGTCATGAGATAACCAAAGTCTGGAGGATTCACTCTCCTCAAACCCTCCTCCAAATTTCATGCCAACTGTTGATTTCAAAATAGCTGGACTGCCATTCATAAAGTTAACAAggctaaaaaaacacacaacttttcttttccattctTCCCTTTGTGTGCAACATTCATGTCTCAGCAGCTGACTTCACTTCCTCTAACATGCGTCCTCTGTGTATTTGCTCGGTGCAGTCatgttttttcctctgcagcCGAGCTAAATCTAAATCTCCACTCACAGAAGCTGTCGGGAGGAACTGCTGCCAGACCCTGGTCTAGCTGCGAGGCTGGATGGACTACACATAAAACGACTGCTATCAGGAGACTGTTGAGGAAGCAGAGCCAGGCAGCGTTCAGACCCAGGTACGCAGGTATTTCCACAGGTGCGAGAAAGAGCGCGGCCAGGAAAACCAGGAACAGGGCCCACGTGTTTAGATAAACATGCACGGCTTGGTGGACAACACTTCTTCTGGCGTGAGCTCTACTTTGGTGTGTAACTTGGTCTTTCAGAGGGTTTTTAAATAACCGTGTGCTGCATCCAGCATGCAGCGCTGCACAGCCCAGAGTCAGGAGGAGCAACATGGCAACCTGCAGGATCTGAGAGGTGTGGAGGACAAAGCACTGGTGAATCTGGTGGTGAGGAACGTCCTCCATGATGGGAGTGTAGTCAGACAGCAGGAGGACGTAGAGAGCAGCGAGGAACCACAAGAAGGCGGTCACAAGTAGGCACACAAGCCATCTGGCCCTGGCGGTGGTGGACTGCAACCTCAGAGTGACAGTGCAGAGATGGCCCAAACCAGCGGAGACTACAACAGGCCACTGCAGAGTGCTGTAGACCTGTCCGACAATTTGAACCAGCAAACATACATGATATCTGGTCAGCTTGGAGCCCAGGAGGAAGACGTATCCATCAGCGTGGAAGTGAACTGTGGTGACACAGACGGCCAGAGTTGAGTCAACAATGGAGAGGGAAACGCAGAAGACTCCCAGGAGGGTTTTGCAGATGTGTTTTCTCTGGAGAAACACGAGCGTCCAGTTAAGCAGGCATTTTCCTCCCAGACCGACCAGGATGGAGGGGATGGAGACATACATGGTGCACAGTCTGTCGGAGGTTTTAATCGGAAATCCACCAGGGGAGGTGGGCAACGTTGGAGGCTCTGCCACTGCAGGGggaaaacagcatttttaaataaaggttttaaaACCACTAGAAAAACTTAAAGGTATGAAATGTAACACCTGCACcttaaaatgtgtcaaaagAGCTCGACCTAGTACTCACATTATTCTAAACGTTTTCCAACAATAGTCAAAAGCAGAGAAATGTGCAATCATATTAAaggtttcattgtttcattggTCGCCTGTCGCTATAACTACTGTGAAGTAGAGAGTGAGGAAAGAAGCCGGCGAATGTGCCTAAACGTAGTATAAGTGTAAACATATGTGACCAAAACCCAGATGCTGATTCTAATCACCTTTTTCCAAATAAGCCTTACTCACCTCAAaccagacagaaacaaaaaaaacccagacaTCTTTCCTGTGAAAAACTGTAGTCATCATGGGATCAAAGACCAAGGCCACTGACACCATACAAACTGTAAATTTAACTTCTGCTTTTTCAAACTGTCATTCAACATGCAAATGGTGTGACTTTGTCCTCTAACCCACTAAAACAGGCTGATTCAAAGCCAGGAAATGGAGCAGAAGTACACTGTCCAGACTGTAACTTACCACACAAGACTATTACATTAAAAGAGACGCTAGctgttcacacacagactctgcaTTAGCGCCACAGCGAAGGCTCACCTTTTCTCCACTTTTGAtcgttcacactgaaccaagtgGTGCCGGCATAAAGGAGAacgtttttaactcatatcccagttgatcgaggttaccgagtgctgtcagaAGGAGAAATACTGTgatttttttgcacaatattgaccagatatcaggacggcagctaaagcgaacctatgggggcagacatcaAGTTTTactttcggttatgtctgcccccataggttcgcttttgctgccgttctgatactcGGTATACATTGcgccaaatgttctcgttatttttcctaatgacagcacttGGTAACCTCGATGAACAGAGATATGGGTTAATaacggccgaagttctcctttaagccgCACCGGTGTGTTAATTCATATATCATGCTGGGTGATGCGTAAACAAAAGAGGCGTGGTGGTACACATCATGACGTTTAGATCTGTGCTTTTCTTCAACGTATTTCCCCTGGTGTCCATCTGTTAATCAAAACATGTATCCACCAACTGTTTAGaatcatatggatgcagttGTAATGTGTTGGGATTTAGATCCTAACCCATCACGCATCCtgaaaagtgacaaagttacctTTTTTACTCTAAGTTTCATCATTACATAACCGCCAGTCAACAGCGGACCCTGTTTGTCTGAGaagtcagtaggacagacaggatgacagacacttttcCACGTATAACTGCgctatttttttcctcatataagtttacaaagacactaccagttaccacgctactgttgtttggtcctgcaacgttgctttgtgggttgaagtgtAGGACCTGTTTGGCCGTCAGCCTGTGAACACCATCACGCCGACACACCCCTGATCCGTGCCTCCAGCTTTTTCCATTCAAACAGACGACGGCACGCCTCTGCCACagctctgatactacctctgaagGCGGATCAGAGCCTCAGCAAAACTGTCCCGCCTCTCCACATCTGTAACTTCCTACTCTGAGTCCTTCTGAGAATATTACAGGTTATGACTGTTACAGATGTGTTAGGAAATCCCCTCGATGGTTTCTATCTGGGAATATGGAGATTTGaggtgaagaaatgttaatttttacAGTCAGAAGTTACACATTTTGGATTTCAAAAGAGGAACAACTATATTTTCATACACAGTGCCTGATGGTTGACAAAGagatacataaatacataaataaatacataaatacataaataaatacatacatacaaacatacatatatacatacatacatacatacatacatacatacatatctTTGTAACTACATAATTTCCTCACCTTAAGGTCCATTTAGCCATTCTGAGTCAGATCACATGATCTCCCTCCAAAGATGGAGCTTGCCAAGATGTTTCACTTTTCATCCCCTCTGATGACTTGTTGTCTATTTTGGCTTAAAAAGTTGAGAAAAGTTCATTGTTCACCTtggaaacagcagcagacagacaaaaacagtCTCAGCTGCAGACTCaaggatgatgtttgtctgctgTTTCCAAGGTGAAGAATAACCTTTGAATCCGTGcacctttcattttttttctatttatgtttatttttttttatgccaaaaCTGTTATTCAGATGCAAAATGAATCAATTTATTTCATGTGCAAAAGGTGACACAAAATAAATTGGTTCATCTGAATTGCATTtgaataacatctttttaaaaactctgtGCAAGAAACTTATATGAAATGGGACTGCTGATTTAGGCAACACACACCTGACTCTGTTTTTCAAAAAGCTTGGATTCAGGACACTCTCACAATTCTTACGATTTTATGTTTATCAAGCTTTTTTTaatgacatgtttatttttcctgtttttctcctaTGTCTGTAGAACGCTTTGTATGAGGCTATTCATGTTAATACAGCTATTTATTTAAGTTGGAAGAAGTGAGAAAACTCTCTGAGACTCAAAACAGATGGAAAAGaagataaaaaatgtgattAGTAAATAAATTGAAcattaaacataatttattaTGTGAGTATTTTAAGTCTCCTGGCTACAACCCTGTGTTCCCTCTCTCATTTTGATTATATAAAGGCAGAGGCGACCACTTTTGATAGACAGTAGATGctcttgttaggtttaggcacaaaaagcCCTTGGTTAGGGTTCGCCAGGGCTGAAACTCTCCTTAAAAAACATGTCCAATTGTGGGGCacccattagctcagttggcagAATGGGCGTCCCATGTTCAGAGGccttgtcctcgctgcagcggccccgggtTCGTGTCCTGACTTTGGGCCCTTAGCTGCCAtgcttcctgtcatctctgaagctgtcctatcaatataGCCATTCAAAGGCCAAACAAACTGTCTAGCTGTGTCACACTCACTACTGTTCGACAAGCACGCCTCTATATGATGTGATGCAATAGCCTCCTACACCACTGATCTAGGTAGTATATGAAGTTTCTAAAATTGGCTCCACGTTGACgaactacagcattaaaagtTTCTTACAGGTGTTGATCAATGAAGGCAAACAGGGCAATACTCTAAAGTGAGACATTCTGCAGAATGAGTACTTGATtgatactttaagtacatttcgATTACATATTTGTATCTACTTTTACTCAATAACTTTTCTGAATTCAGTACTTACAATAGCTACATATTTCTACACTCTAGTATGTCTACTTTTACTTAAGAGTAAGACCTGACTACTTCTTCCTCCACTGTATGTTTCCCAGCTTCACATGTGACTTTTACAACACAACACTCAAGTATTTAAAGCACACATTGCAGTTGCATTTAGATGTATTACCTGGGTTAATTAAGTCATCtaatgttaaatgtgtgtttgatgcTGTTTCCTTTCAGGTCATCATAGGTGAAGGATCCAGCTGCAGAGCCGCTGTACTGCAAAAGAAGTCTTTGGTCTAGAAAGTCTGTTAGAAGAAAGAAAGTAGGTTTGGCAATCTTGAATCATGTCTGAACAGGGTAGTTCAGACAGGATTAATCAGGAAACCTTACTTGAATGAATGCCAAAGTTATGAATTCATATTTTGTCCAGGGTCTTTTATTATGTGTAGTGGTGTATAAACAGCCCAGCACTGCAAAAAATACATACCGTTTAAATGCAAGTAAGACTTATATGCAGTCCAGTAGGACAGCAGAGATTTCCCACAACTTTGCAGCAGCAAAAAGCATGTATGCTGACTGTAATGTGAGCCCAGTGTAAACAAGGTGTGGTCCATGACAGGGAACCAGTCCAGCCATTCTCACCTGGTGGGCTTCAGAGCGCCATCTAGTGGGCAGTGGACCCAGTGATACTGCCAAAAGGTTAGATTAGAATCCAAATTTTAATGACCCCTCTGGAGTGGGGTGAGGAAATATGACCCTGAATATATTACATTTGGATTCACAGCGATGCTGCGCTGAAAGCagtgcttgttttct
The sequence above is drawn from the Sparus aurata chromosome 21, fSpaAur1.1, whole genome shotgun sequence genome and encodes:
- the gpr160 gene encoding putative G-protein coupled receptor 160 codes for the protein MYVSIPSILVGLGGKCLLNWTLVFLQRKHICKTLLGVFCVSLSIVDSTLAVCVTTVHFHADGYVFLLGSKLTRYHVCLLVQIVGQVYSTLQWPVVVSAGLGHLCTVTLRLQSTTARARWLVCLLVTAFLWFLAALYVLLLSDYTPIMEDVPHHQIHQCFVLHTSQILQVAMLLLLTLGCAALHAGCSTRLFKNPLKDQVTHQSRAHARRSVVHQAVHVYLNTWALFLVFLAALFLAPVEIPAYLGLNAAWLCFLNSLLIAVVLCVVHPASQLDQGLAAVPPDSFCEWRFRFSSAAEEKT